A region of Streptomyces deccanensis DNA encodes the following proteins:
- a CDS encoding carboxymuconolactone decarboxylase family protein — MENRLKNKSTNSPDVWTAIQHLQKAIAAGGVDPKLLALVHLRASQINSCSACVYASAAGAKKAGDTDERLHNVAAWREAPFYTDAERAALALAEAATRLQDGAPGVTDEIWEEINAHFTEEQIGAINLEIALTNFFNRINRTIKEPAGRTWG, encoded by the coding sequence GTGGAGAACCGGCTCAAGAACAAGAGCACGAACAGCCCCGATGTGTGGACCGCGATCCAGCACCTCCAGAAGGCGATCGCCGCCGGCGGCGTCGACCCGAAGCTGCTCGCGCTGGTCCACCTGCGCGCCAGCCAGATCAACAGCTGCTCGGCGTGCGTCTACGCCAGTGCCGCAGGAGCGAAGAAGGCCGGTGACACGGACGAGCGGCTGCACAACGTAGCGGCGTGGCGTGAGGCGCCGTTCTACACCGACGCGGAGCGCGCGGCACTGGCGCTGGCCGAGGCCGCCACCCGGTTGCAGGACGGCGCGCCGGGCGTCACCGACGAGATCTGGGAAGAGATCAACGCCCACTTCACCGAGGAGCAGATCGGCGCGATCAACCTGGAGATCGCGCTGACCAACTTCTTCAACCGGATCAACCGCACCATCAAGGAACCAGCAGGCAGGACCTGGGGCTGA
- a CDS encoding amidohydrolase family protein, giving the protein MSDEPVLHVKGRVLVGPEAVRDELWVVDGRITYDRPVNAGDIRTVTGWALPGLVDAHCHVGLGPQGPVPEDVAEKQAITDRDAGTLLIRDAGSPSDTRWIDDRDDLPNIIRAGRHIARTRRYIRNFAHEIEPEELVAYVAQEARRGDGWVKLVGDWIDRGLGDLSPCWPREAVEAAITEAHLLGARVTAHCFAESSLRDLVEAGIDCVEHATGLTDDLIPLFASRGVAIVPTLVNIATFPSMADGGEAKFPNWAAHMRRLHERRYDTVRNAYDAGIPVYVGTDAGGSLAHGLVAAEVAELVTAGIPPIEAIAATTWDARDWLGRPGLTEGAPADLVLYDEDPRTDVRVLGAPSRVVLNGRVVS; this is encoded by the coding sequence ATGAGCGATGAGCCGGTGCTGCATGTGAAGGGCCGGGTGCTGGTCGGCCCCGAGGCCGTCCGCGACGAGCTGTGGGTCGTGGACGGCCGGATCACCTACGACCGTCCCGTGAACGCCGGCGACATCCGCACGGTGACGGGGTGGGCCCTGCCCGGCCTGGTCGACGCGCACTGCCACGTCGGCCTCGGCCCCCAGGGCCCGGTCCCGGAGGACGTCGCGGAGAAGCAGGCCATCACCGACCGCGACGCGGGCACCCTCCTGATCCGCGACGCGGGCTCCCCCTCCGACACCCGCTGGATCGACGACCGCGACGACCTGCCGAACATCATCCGTGCGGGCCGCCACATCGCCCGCACCCGCCGCTACATCCGCAATTTCGCCCACGAGATCGAGCCGGAGGAACTCGTCGCGTACGTCGCCCAGGAGGCCCGGCGCGGGGACGGCTGGGTGAAGCTGGTGGGGGACTGGATCGACCGGGGGCTGGGCGACCTGTCGCCGTGCTGGCCGCGTGAGGCGGTCGAGGCGGCGATCACGGAGGCGCACCTCCTGGGCGCCCGCGTGACGGCCCACTGCTTCGCCGAGTCGTCCCTCCGCGACCTCGTCGAGGCGGGCATCGACTGCGTCGAACACGCGACGGGCCTGACGGACGACCTGATCCCTCTGTTCGCCTCCCGAGGCGTCGCGATCGTCCCGACCCTGGTCAACATCGCCACCTTCCCCTCCATGGCGGACGGCGGCGAGGCCAAGTTCCCGAACTGGGCCGCGCACATGCGCCGCCTCCACGAACGCCGCTACGACACCGTCCGCAACGCCTACGACGCGGGCATCCCGGTCTACGTCGGCACGGACGCGGGCGGCTCCCTCGCCCACGGCCTGGTGGCCGCGGAGGTGGCGGAACTCGTCACCGCCGGAATCCCCCCGATCGAGGCCATCGCGGCGACCACCTGGGACGCCCGCGACTGGCTGGGGCGCCCAGGCCTGACCGAGGGCGCCCCCGCCGACCTGGTCCTGTACGACGAGGACCCCCGCACGGACGTACGCGTCCTGGGGGCGCCGTCGAGGGTGGTGCTGAACGGGCGGGTCGTGAGTTAG
- a CDS encoding amino acid ABC transporter ATP-binding protein, translating into MSTRAEIEVRGLHKSFGTNEVLKGIDLEIGRGEVVCVIGPSGSGKSTLLRCVNLLEEPTKGQVFVGGTELTDPDVDIDAVRRRIGMVFQQFNLFPHLTVTENLTLPQRRVLKRDKATAAKVAAENLSRVGLSEKADAYPASLSGGQQQRVAIARALSMGPEVMLFDEPTSALDPELVGDVLAVMRMLAQDGMTMMVVTHEMTFAKEVADRVVFMDDGVIVEDGTPDRVIGDPQHERTRHFLSRLLDPAMANVEEETSDQVGKAEQPGG; encoded by the coding sequence ATGAGTACCAGGGCGGAGATCGAGGTCCGGGGCCTGCACAAGTCCTTCGGCACCAACGAGGTGCTGAAGGGCATCGATCTGGAGATCGGCCGGGGCGAGGTGGTGTGCGTCATCGGCCCGTCGGGCTCCGGCAAGTCGACCCTGCTGCGCTGTGTGAACCTCCTGGAGGAGCCGACGAAGGGCCAGGTCTTCGTCGGCGGGACGGAACTGACGGACCCCGACGTCGACATCGACGCCGTACGCCGCCGTATCGGCATGGTCTTCCAGCAGTTCAACCTCTTCCCGCACCTCACGGTGACCGAGAACCTCACGCTGCCGCAGCGCCGGGTCCTGAAGCGGGACAAGGCGACGGCGGCGAAGGTGGCGGCGGAGAACCTGTCCCGGGTGGGTCTGTCGGAGAAGGCGGACGCCTACCCCGCCTCCCTCTCCGGCGGCCAGCAGCAACGCGTCGCGATCGCCCGCGCGCTGTCCATGGGCCCCGAGGTGATGCTCTTCGACGAGCCGACCTCGGCGCTCGACCCGGAGCTGGTGGGTGATGTCCTGGCGGTCATGCGCATGCTCGCCCAGGACGGCATGACGATGATGGTGGTGACCCACGAGATGACCTTCGCGAAGGAGGTCGCCGACCGTGTGGTCTTCATGGACGACGGCGTGATCGTCGAGGACGGCACCCCGGACCGGGTCATCGGCGACCCGCAGCACGAGCGAACCCGCCACTTCCTCTCCCGCCTGCTGGACCCGGCGATGGCGAACGTGGAGGAGGAGACGTCGGACCAGGTGGGCAAGGCCGAGCAGCCGGGTGGCTAG
- a CDS encoding amino acid ABC transporter permease: MSGTDTDTPLQPKRKGLSRSQKRTLSRGAQYALFVAAVVAFAVSADWARLKNQFAQWDIAEQMFPDVITLALKNTVLYTLSGFVFGLVLGMVIALMRLSSVGPYRWFAGVYIEIFRGLPALLIFIFIGVAVPLAFPGTEIPGGTYGKVALALGLVAAAYMAETIRAGIQAVPKGQLEAARSLGFSPARAMVSIIIPQAFRIILPPLTNELVLLFKDSSLVLFLGVTLEERELSKYGRDLASTTANSTPILVAGLCYLLVTIPLGFVVRRMEAKAQEAVK, translated from the coding sequence ATGAGCGGGACCGACACGGACACACCGCTCCAGCCGAAGAGGAAGGGCCTGAGCCGGAGCCAGAAGCGCACCCTCTCCCGGGGTGCGCAGTACGCGCTGTTCGTCGCCGCCGTCGTCGCCTTCGCGGTGTCGGCGGACTGGGCCCGGCTGAAGAACCAGTTCGCCCAGTGGGACATCGCCGAGCAGATGTTCCCCGACGTCATCACGCTGGCGCTGAAGAACACCGTCCTCTACACGCTGTCCGGCTTCGTCTTCGGGCTCGTCCTCGGCATGGTCATCGCCCTGATGCGGCTGTCGTCGGTGGGCCCGTACCGCTGGTTCGCCGGGGTCTACATCGAGATCTTCCGGGGCCTGCCCGCCCTGCTGATCTTCATCTTCATCGGCGTCGCCGTACCGCTGGCCTTCCCGGGCACGGAGATCCCCGGCGGCACCTACGGCAAGGTGGCGCTCGCGCTCGGTCTGGTGGCCGCAGCGTACATGGCGGAGACGATCCGCGCGGGCATCCAGGCGGTCCCCAAGGGGCAGCTGGAGGCGGCCCGTTCGCTGGGCTTCTCGCCCGCCCGCGCGATGGTCTCGATCATCATCCCGCAGGCGTTCCGGATCATTCTGCCGCCGCTCACCAACGAACTGGTCCTGCTGTTCAAGGACTCCTCGCTGGTCCTGTTCCTCGGCGTCACGCTGGAGGAACGCGAACTGTCCAAGTACGGCCGTGACCTGGCCAGCACCACCGCCAACTCCACCCCGATCCTGGTCGCCGGCCTGTGCTACCTGCTGGTGACCATCCCGCTCGGTTTCGTCGTACGCCGTATGGAGGCGAAGGCCCAGGAGGCCGTGAAATGA
- a CDS encoding transporter substrate-binding domain-containing protein, translated as MNSVPGRRTRILAATTAAAGLLLVAGCSSDGDGGSGGTKTAAGGVELVKAGQLTTCTHLPYPPFQSEIDGKVQGFDVALIDLVAEDLGVKQEILDTPFENFKTGAFLNSGECDLAAAGMTITDERKKNVDFSDPYFEATQAVLADKSAGIGSFADLKGKKVGTQAQTTGEDYAKSKGIDSVSFESSDAVLNGLRTKQVDAVIIDYPVVQGWLKDKANADAFEVAEQINTGEEYGFTVKKGNTKLVAAINKALAEAKSDGTYKKLYEQWIGPYDESAASASPSAS; from the coding sequence GTGAACTCGGTCCCCGGACGCCGGACCCGCATCCTGGCCGCCACCACCGCCGCGGCCGGACTGCTGCTCGTGGCCGGCTGTTCGTCGGACGGCGACGGCGGCAGCGGCGGCACCAAGACCGCGGCCGGCGGGGTGGAGCTGGTGAAGGCCGGTCAGCTCACGACCTGCACCCACCTCCCGTACCCGCCGTTCCAGTCGGAGATCGACGGCAAGGTGCAGGGCTTCGACGTGGCGCTGATCGACCTCGTCGCCGAGGACCTGGGGGTGAAGCAGGAGATCCTCGACACCCCCTTCGAGAACTTCAAGACGGGCGCCTTCCTGAACTCCGGTGAGTGCGACCTCGCCGCCGCCGGTATGACGATCACCGACGAGCGCAAGAAGAACGTCGACTTCTCCGACCCGTACTTCGAGGCGACGCAGGCCGTCCTCGCCGACAAGAGCGCCGGTATCGGCTCCTTCGCCGACCTCAAGGGCAAGAAGGTCGGCACCCAGGCACAGACCACCGGCGAGGACTACGCCAAGAGCAAGGGCATCGACTCCGTCTCCTTCGAGTCCTCCGACGCCGTCCTCAACGGTCTGCGCACCAAGCAGGTCGACGCCGTGATCATCGACTACCCCGTCGTCCAGGGCTGGTTGAAGGACAAGGCGAACGCCGACGCCTTCGAGGTCGCCGAGCAGATCAACACCGGCGAGGAGTACGGCTTCACGGTCAAGAAGGGCAACACCAAGCTCGTCGCCGCCATCAACAAGGCGCTGGCCGAGGCCAAGTCCGACGGCACGTACAAGAAGCTGTACGAGCAGTGGATCGGCCCGTACGACGAGAGCGCCGCCTCGGCCTCCCCGTCGGCCTCATGA